A region from the Acidobacteriota bacterium genome encodes:
- a CDS encoding ABC transporter ATP-binding protein: protein MNGFIVARDLRKTYRVGKIDVPALSGISFSVERGEFVTVVGPSGSGKSTLFYLLGGLTRADAGSVTIDGVDFATLSDGERTKLRKSKIGFVFQKFNLLPTLSARANIEIAADIAGLSQPDPEFFAKITELLGVAKRLDHRPSELSGGEQQRVALARALINRPAIVLADEPTGNLDSKNSEIVLNMLRQSNKELGQTVLMITHNPEAAEYGDRIIHMRDGEIVTPDKDPQWAPQHPVARAGN from the coding sequence ATGAACGGATTCATCGTAGCGAGAGATCTGCGCAAGACCTATCGCGTAGGCAAAATCGATGTTCCAGCACTGAGCGGAATCTCGTTCAGCGTGGAGCGCGGCGAGTTTGTCACTGTGGTCGGTCCTTCGGGCAGCGGCAAGTCTACGCTCTTCTATCTTCTGGGCGGCTTGACGCGAGCCGACGCGGGCAGCGTCACCATCGATGGCGTCGATTTCGCGACTCTCTCGGATGGCGAGCGCACCAAGCTGCGGAAAAGTAAGATCGGGTTTGTCTTTCAGAAATTCAATCTTCTGCCCACGCTAAGCGCGCGCGCGAATATCGAGATTGCGGCCGACATTGCCGGACTCTCGCAGCCCGATCCCGAGTTCTTTGCCAAGATCACAGAGCTACTGGGCGTCGCAAAGCGGCTGGATCATCGTCCCTCCGAACTTTCAGGCGGCGAGCAGCAACGCGTCGCCCTGGCGCGAGCCTTGATCAACCGCCCCGCGATCGTGTTGGCTGACGAACCCACGGGCAACCTGGATTCCAAGAACTCCGAAATTGTCCTCAACATGCTTCGCCAGTCAAACAAAGAGTTGGGACAAACCGTGCTGATGATCACCCACAATCCCGAAGCCGCCGAATACGGCGACCGCATCATTCATATGCGGGACGGAGAGATTGTCACTCCAGATAAAGATCCACAATGGGCGCCGCAGCATCCCGTTGCCCGGGCAGGCAACTAG
- a CDS encoding twin-arginine translocation signal domain-containing protein translates to MINRRNFLGALSASAALAAVPVLAGSSHPVVSPARTRISLNGEWERHIGDVLYDTVLVPSSLRPSGNYILKRKCVLPQLNRGQRVFVHFEAIAFWGRVTVNGNELGTTSGPYIPAEFECTAHVQEGMNEVEVQIVDLEPLPDGSGTAEVILGHNPGWEASGGIIRDVWVEIRPVCYVENVRLAYTLHSDFSACSGRPSITVSSTGACDGTAEVTVRRGLGEVARVTQSVQFKAGTNDVELAFEFKHPSLWSPESPNLYELTVSLETPSGKDMWTCHTGFRDIRTQGRDFLLNGKRLVLNGVCRHDLWPDQGFTLTRSQQERDMRMIKAIGCNFVRLVHYPHDRHIVELADQLGLLVSEEPGFWQVDFATAARPPIEMGFRILEGTIRRDWNSPSVMIWFISNECTLTEKSLREGKERCNRLDPIKRLVAAANDRPAKDVKPLFVDAEMDFFDQHPYTDNPAEFAEEAAFDGPSKPLIFSEWGGKSVGQNEPLMQASVNRLIDLIGTHELAGTMFWSWQDIREYSRIDGEMRNGVLQSGVVTEARESRELVARELKRLFHLRRQAGEQPLTNPGSDAPEQEISYAPDRPTVLPLRVNPFSRNSNFRSVDLQAIADSQTAKRSWKALETELERYWASTRMARDQWKRTGDKFELWKIPEVKISGVTFHSPSIESRVRPLVLTTEVPEVTVPIDQPCTVLHILGQVTFGTGYPLRDAPDLFGNIPSATNQHFGDTAAEYTLQFAGGKMHTLPVRNGIEIAQANRIYGASRILPIATSAQPALEYIKDVVREHYQVLLWSIPIPQVGMQALHCKLLNAGNLAIFAITTEQ, encoded by the coding sequence ATGATCAATCGCCGGAATTTTCTGGGTGCGCTGAGTGCTTCCGCAGCACTCGCCGCGGTCCCGGTTCTGGCGGGGAGTTCACATCCAGTCGTCTCACCTGCCAGAACTCGCATCTCCCTGAATGGAGAATGGGAACGTCACATTGGTGACGTGCTCTACGACACGGTTCTTGTTCCTTCCTCTCTTCGCCCCAGTGGCAACTACATTCTGAAGCGGAAATGCGTACTCCCCCAACTCAACCGAGGGCAGCGCGTATTCGTTCACTTCGAAGCCATCGCCTTCTGGGGCCGCGTGACCGTCAACGGCAACGAACTAGGGACCACATCCGGACCGTACATCCCTGCCGAATTTGAATGTACGGCACACGTCCAGGAAGGCATGAACGAAGTCGAGGTTCAGATTGTCGACCTCGAGCCCTTACCGGACGGAAGCGGCACGGCCGAAGTCATCCTTGGACACAATCCCGGATGGGAAGCCTCGGGAGGGATCATTCGCGATGTGTGGGTCGAGATCCGCCCTGTATGCTACGTCGAGAACGTGCGGCTCGCCTACACATTGCATTCCGATTTCAGCGCGTGCAGCGGACGGCCTAGCATCACGGTGTCGAGCACAGGGGCGTGTGACGGCACGGCGGAGGTCACCGTCAGGCGGGGGCTGGGCGAAGTAGCTCGCGTTACTCAGTCCGTCCAATTCAAAGCAGGCACGAACGACGTGGAATTGGCGTTCGAATTCAAGCATCCAAGTTTGTGGTCTCCCGAGTCTCCGAATCTTTATGAATTGACTGTGAGTCTGGAAACGCCTTCGGGTAAGGACATGTGGACGTGCCACACAGGTTTTCGCGACATTCGGACCCAGGGGCGGGACTTCCTGTTGAACGGGAAGCGCCTCGTCCTCAACGGCGTTTGCCGGCATGATTTGTGGCCGGACCAAGGATTCACGCTCACCCGCAGCCAGCAAGAACGCGACATGCGGATGATCAAAGCCATAGGCTGCAACTTCGTCCGCCTGGTGCATTATCCGCACGACCGGCACATCGTCGAACTGGCGGACCAACTCGGGCTACTGGTGTCCGAAGAGCCCGGCTTCTGGCAGGTGGATTTTGCGACCGCCGCGCGCCCTCCCATCGAAATGGGGTTTCGAATCCTGGAAGGCACGATCCGCCGCGACTGGAATTCTCCTTCCGTCATGATCTGGTTCATCTCCAACGAATGCACGCTCACGGAAAAGTCCCTGCGAGAAGGGAAGGAACGTTGCAACCGATTGGATCCGATTAAGCGACTGGTCGCGGCAGCAAACGATCGGCCCGCAAAAGATGTGAAGCCGTTGTTTGTCGACGCTGAAATGGATTTTTTTGACCAGCATCCCTATACCGATAATCCAGCAGAGTTTGCGGAAGAGGCCGCATTCGACGGTCCGTCCAAGCCGCTCATTTTTTCTGAATGGGGAGGCAAGAGCGTTGGTCAAAACGAACCGCTGATGCAAGCCAGTGTCAATCGCCTGATCGACTTGATTGGAACGCACGAATTGGCGGGCACGATGTTCTGGTCGTGGCAGGACATTCGCGAATACAGCCGCATCGACGGAGAGATGCGCAACGGAGTCCTTCAGTCCGGTGTTGTCACGGAAGCGCGGGAGTCGAGAGAGTTAGTCGCCCGCGAACTGAAGCGCTTGTTTCATCTGCGGCGCCAGGCGGGCGAGCAGCCTCTCACGAATCCAGGCAGTGACGCACCGGAACAAGAAATCAGCTACGCCCCAGATCGCCCGACAGTCCTGCCTTTGCGCGTTAATCCATTTTCTCGCAACAGCAATTTCCGAAGCGTCGACCTGCAGGCGATCGCAGACTCGCAGACCGCCAAGCGCTCATGGAAAGCCTTGGAGACCGAACTGGAAAGATATTGGGCCTCCACCAGGATGGCGCGCGACCAGTGGAAGCGAACCGGAGACAAGTTCGAATTGTGGAAGATTCCTGAGGTGAAAATTTCTGGTGTTACATTCCACTCGCCCTCGATCGAAAGTAGAGTGCGGCCCCTCGTTCTGACAACCGAGGTCCCGGAAGTTACGGTTCCGATAGACCAGCCTTGCACAGTCCTGCACATTCTGGGTCAGGTCACGTTTGGAACGGGATATCCGCTGAGAGATGCGCCCGACCTCTTCGGCAATATTCCGTCCGCCACGAACCAGCACTTTGGAGATACTGCCGCGGAATACACTCTGCAATTTGCCGGCGGGAAGATGCATACCCTTCCGGTTCGCAATGGAATTGAGATCGCCCAAGCGAACCGTATCTATGGAGCCAGCCGAATCCTTCCGATCGCGACCTCCGCACAGCCTGCATTGGAATACATAAAGGATGTGGTCCGGGAACACTATCAAGTCTTGCTGTGGTCGATTCCTATTCCCCAGGTTGGAATGCAGGCCCTGCATTGCAAGTTGCTGAATGCCGGAAATCTTGCGATCTTCGCGATCACGACGGAGCAGTAA